A genomic region of Pseudomonas abietaniphila contains the following coding sequences:
- a CDS encoding ATP phosphoribosyltransferase regulatory subunit, whose product MATVDRWLLPDGIEEVLPPEAARIEVARRQVLDLFQSWGYEFVVTPHIEYLESLLTGAGQDLDLRTFKVVDPQSGRQMGFRADITPQVARIDAHTLRREGPSRLCYAGSVLHAQPRALSSSRSPIQLGAELYGDASPSSDVEVISLMLAMLKLADVPDVHMDLGHVGIYRGLARAAGLSGEVEQQLFDALQRKAIDEVVALTENLPADLAAMLRALVNLCGGREVLTAARDRLVKAPAPVIDALDDLLEIAERLSARFPDLPLYFDLGELRGYHYHTGVVFAVFVPGVGQSIAQGGRYDDIGADFGRARPATGFSTDLKTLVTLGRAQIELPSGGIWMPDSTDAALWQKVCQLRGEGERVVQALPGQSVSAAKEADCDRQLIQHGELWQVLPLAS is encoded by the coding sequence ATGGCAACGGTTGACCGCTGGCTGCTGCCGGATGGCATCGAAGAAGTACTGCCGCCGGAAGCTGCGCGCATAGAAGTGGCGCGTCGTCAGGTGTTGGATCTGTTTCAGAGCTGGGGCTATGAGTTCGTCGTCACCCCACACATCGAATACCTGGAATCACTGCTCACAGGCGCTGGCCAGGATCTGGATCTGCGCACCTTCAAGGTGGTCGATCCGCAGTCGGGTCGGCAGATGGGTTTCCGCGCGGACATCACGCCGCAGGTCGCCCGCATCGATGCGCATACCTTGCGCCGTGAAGGCCCGAGCCGCTTGTGCTACGCCGGCAGCGTCCTGCACGCTCAGCCGCGTGCGCTGTCTTCCTCGCGCAGTCCGATCCAGCTAGGGGCCGAGTTGTACGGCGATGCCAGTCCAAGCAGCGATGTCGAAGTCATCAGCCTGATGCTGGCTATGCTGAAACTGGCAGATGTGCCTGACGTGCACATGGATCTGGGGCATGTCGGTATCTACCGTGGCCTGGCCCGTGCGGCCGGTTTGTCCGGTGAAGTCGAGCAACAGCTGTTTGATGCATTGCAGCGCAAGGCCATCGACGAGGTCGTTGCCTTGACCGAAAACCTGCCGGCGGACCTGGCAGCCATGCTGCGTGCGCTGGTCAATCTGTGCGGCGGCCGTGAGGTATTGACCGCTGCCCGTGATCGTCTGGTCAAGGCGCCAGCACCGGTCATTGACGCGCTGGATGACTTGCTGGAAATCGCCGAGCGGCTGTCGGCGCGTTTCCCTGATCTACCGTTGTACTTCGACCTCGGTGAGCTGCGCGGCTATCACTACCATACCGGTGTGGTGTTCGCGGTGTTCGTGCCGGGTGTCGGCCAGTCGATCGCCCAAGGTGGTCGTTACGATGACATCGGTGCCGACTTCGGTCGCGCGCGTCCGGCAACGGGCTTCTCCACCGATTTGAAAACCCTGGTCACGCTGGGGCGGGCGCAGATCGAGCTACCGTCTGGCGGTATCTGGATGCCTGACAGCACCGATGCGGCACTCTGGCAGAAAGTCTGCCAGCTGCGCGGCGAAGGTGAACGCGTGGTTCAGGCGTTGCCAGGCCAGTCGGTCTCGGCGGCGAAAGAAGCCGACTGCGATCGGCAATTGATTCAGCACGGCGAGCTTTGGCAGGTACTGCCGCTGGCCTCTTGA
- a CDS encoding adenylosuccinate synthase produces the protein MGKNVVVLGTQWGDEGKGKIVDLLTEHATAVVRYQGGHNAGHTLVIDGEKTVLHLIPSGVLREGVQCLIGNGVVVAPDALMREITKLEEKGIPVRERLRISPSCPLILSYHVALDQAREKARGEHKIGTTGRGIGPAYEDKVARRGLRIGDLFHRERFAAKLGELLDYHNFVLVNYYKEPAIDFQKTLDECMEYAELLKPMMLDVTAALHEMRRAGKDIMFEGAQGSLLDIDHGTYPYVTSSNTTAGGIATGSGVGPMFLDYILGITKAYTTRVGSGPFPTELFDDVGAFLAKRGHEFGATTGRARRCGWFDAVILRRAIDVNSISGICLTKLDVLDGLETINICVGYKNADGAVIDAPTDADSYIGLEPVYEQMPGWSESTLGAKTLEELPANARAYIARLEELVGAPIDIISTGPDRNETIVLRHPFA, from the coding sequence ATGGGTAAGAATGTCGTAGTCCTGGGCACCCAATGGGGTGATGAGGGCAAAGGCAAGATCGTTGATCTGCTGACCGAACATGCTACCGCGGTAGTTCGCTATCAAGGCGGTCACAACGCCGGTCACACCCTGGTGATCGATGGCGAGAAAACCGTTCTGCACCTGATTCCGTCCGGCGTGCTGCGCGAAGGCGTTCAGTGCCTGATCGGCAACGGCGTGGTCGTGGCGCCTGACGCACTCATGCGTGAAATCACCAAGCTGGAAGAGAAGGGTATTCCGGTGCGCGAGCGTCTGCGCATCAGCCCGTCCTGCCCGCTGATCCTGTCCTACCACGTTGCGCTGGACCAAGCGCGTGAAAAAGCCCGTGGCGAGCACAAGATCGGTACGACCGGTCGTGGCATCGGCCCGGCTTACGAAGACAAGGTTGCGCGTCGTGGCCTGCGCATCGGTGATCTGTTCCACCGTGAGCGCTTCGCCGCCAAGCTGGGCGAGTTGCTGGATTACCACAACTTCGTTCTGGTCAATTACTACAAAGAGCCGGCAATCGACTTCCAGAAAACACTCGACGAGTGCATGGAATACGCTGAGCTGCTCAAGCCGATGATGCTCGACGTCACCGCTGCACTGCACGAAATGCGTCGTGCTGGCAAAGACATCATGTTCGAAGGCGCACAGGGTTCGCTGCTCGACATCGACCACGGTACTTACCCGTACGTCACCAGCTCCAACACCACCGCTGGCGGCATCGCCACCGGTTCGGGTGTCGGCCCGATGTTCCTGGACTACATCCTGGGCATCACCAAGGCGTACACCACGCGCGTGGGTTCCGGCCCGTTCCCGACCGAGCTGTTTGACGACGTGGGTGCATTCCTGGCCAAGCGCGGTCATGAGTTCGGCGCGACTACCGGCCGTGCCCGTCGTTGCGGCTGGTTCGACGCTGTCATCTTGCGCCGTGCCATCGACGTCAACAGCATCTCGGGCATTTGCCTGACCAAGCTGGACGTGCTCGACGGTCTCGAAACCATCAACATCTGTGTGGGCTACAAGAACGCAGATGGCGCAGTCATCGACGCGCCGACCGATGCTGACAGCTACATCGGCCTGGAGCCCGTGTACGAGCAAATGCCTGGCTGGTCGGAATCGACACTCGGCGCCAAGACCCTGGAAGAGCTGCCAGCCAACGCGCGCGCTTACATCGCCCGTCTGGAAGAGCTGGTCGGTGCGCCGATCGACATTATTTCGACGGGCCCTGATCGCAACGAGACCATCGTTCTGCGTCACCCGTTCGCTTGA
- the hflX gene encoding ribosome rescue GTPase HflX, with protein sequence MFFERHGGGERAILVHLDGQDPEAREDPQEFRELALSAGADIVAFINVPRHRPTAKYLVGSGKVEELRDLVKAEKSDIVIFNHVLTPSQERNLERVFECRVLDRTGLILDIFAQRARTHEGKLQVELAQLEHMSTRLVRGWTHLERQGGGIGLRGPGETQLETDRRLLRVRLRQIKGRLEKVRSQRDQARRGRSRADIPTVSIVGYTNAGKSTLFNAVTDSDVYAADQLFATLDPTLRRLELNDLGPIVLADTVGFIRHLPHKLVEAFRATLEESSNSDLLLHVIDAHEPDRMEQIEQVMVVLGEIGAQDLPMLEVYNKLDLLEGVEPQIQRDADGKPQRVWVSARDGRGLDLLKQAIAELLGNDLFVGTLCLSQRFARLRAQFFQLGAVQSEEHDDEGQSLLAVRLPRVEFNRLVSREGLQPLEFIEQHTLQ encoded by the coding sequence TTGTTCTTTGAGCGCCACGGTGGTGGTGAGCGGGCAATCCTCGTTCATTTGGATGGTCAGGACCCTGAGGCGCGCGAAGATCCGCAGGAGTTCCGGGAGCTTGCTCTTTCGGCAGGTGCCGATATCGTCGCGTTTATCAACGTGCCACGGCATCGGCCAACGGCCAAATATCTGGTAGGCAGCGGCAAGGTCGAAGAGTTAAGGGACCTGGTCAAAGCCGAGAAATCGGATATCGTCATTTTCAATCATGTCCTTACGCCCAGTCAGGAACGCAACCTTGAACGAGTTTTCGAGTGTCGCGTGCTTGACCGTACGGGCCTGATTCTCGACATCTTCGCCCAGCGGGCGCGCACTCATGAAGGCAAGTTGCAGGTCGAGCTGGCCCAGCTCGAGCACATGAGCACGCGTCTGGTTCGTGGCTGGACTCACCTTGAGCGTCAGGGCGGTGGTATCGGCCTGCGTGGTCCGGGTGAAACCCAGCTGGAAACGGACCGTCGCCTGTTGCGGGTTCGCCTGCGCCAGATCAAGGGCCGTCTCGAAAAAGTCCGCAGTCAGCGTGACCAGGCTCGTCGCGGTCGTTCACGCGCCGACATTCCCACGGTGTCCATCGTGGGCTATACCAACGCCGGTAAATCGACACTCTTCAATGCGGTGACCGATTCCGACGTCTACGCTGCTGACCAGTTGTTTGCAACGCTCGACCCGACGTTGCGCCGTCTTGAGCTCAACGACCTGGGGCCGATCGTACTGGCCGACACCGTGGGCTTCATCCGTCATCTCCCGCACAAGCTGGTCGAGGCCTTTCGGGCTACGCTCGAAGAGTCGAGTAACTCGGACTTGCTGCTGCATGTCATCGACGCTCATGAGCCCGATCGCATGGAGCAGATCGAGCAGGTGATGGTGGTGCTGGGCGAGATCGGTGCCCAGGACTTGCCGATGCTGGAGGTCTATAACAAACTCGATTTGCTCGAGGGGGTCGAGCCTCAGATTCAACGCGATGCCGATGGCAAGCCGCAGCGGGTCTGGGTATCTGCTCGTGATGGTCGCGGTCTGGACTTGCTCAAGCAAGCCATTGCCGAGCTGTTGGGGAATGATCTGTTTGTCGGCACTTTGTGTCTGTCGCAACGCTTCGCCCGGCTTCGCGCCCAGTTTTTCCAGCTGGGGGCGGTGCAGAGCGAAGAGCATGACGACGAAGGTCAAAGCCTGTTGGCTGTACGTTTACCCCGAGTTGAATTCAATCGCCTGGTGAGTCGCGAAGGACTGCAGCCGCTGGAATTCATCGAGCAACACACTTTGCAATAA
- the hfq gene encoding RNA chaperone Hfq encodes MSKGHSLQDPYLNTLRKEKVGVSIYLVNGIKLQGTIESFDQFVILLKNTVSQMVYKHAISTVVPVRPIRLPSATESDQADAEPGNA; translated from the coding sequence ATGTCAAAAGGGCATTCGCTACAAGACCCTTACCTGAACACTTTGCGTAAAGAAAAGGTTGGGGTTTCGATCTATCTGGTAAACGGTATCAAGCTGCAAGGCACGATCGAGTCCTTCGACCAGTTCGTTATTTTGCTGAAGAACACTGTCAGCCAAATGGTTTACAAGCACGCCATCTCCACCGTCGTTCCGGTTCGTCCTATTCGTCTGCCTAGCGCAACCGAATCCGACCAGGCTGACGCAGAGCCAGGTAACGCCTGA
- the hflC gene encoding protease modulator HflC: MSNKSLVALIVCVVLAVVAWNSFYIVAQTERAVLLQFGRVVQADVPPGLHVKVPYVNQVRKFDGRLLTLDAPTQRFLTLEKKAVMVDAYAKWRVKDAERFYTATSGLKQIADERLSRRLESGLRDQFGKRTLHEAVSGERDALMADITASLNKMAEKELGIEVIDVRVKAIDLPKEVNRSVFERMSTEREREAREHRAKGNELAEGIRADADRQRRVLLAEAYRESEEARGDGDAQAAAIYSKAYGQDQEFYAFYRSLRAYRESFANKSDVMVLDPGSEFFRYLNKAKP, from the coding sequence ATGAGCAATAAATCTCTGGTTGCCCTGATTGTCTGTGTCGTATTGGCCGTTGTGGCGTGGAACAGCTTCTACATCGTCGCTCAGACCGAGCGCGCCGTGCTGCTGCAATTCGGTCGCGTGGTTCAGGCTGATGTTCCGCCGGGTCTGCACGTCAAGGTTCCGTACGTAAACCAGGTCCGTAAGTTCGACGGCCGCCTGTTGACGCTCGATGCGCCGACTCAGCGTTTCCTGACGCTGGAAAAGAAAGCCGTCATGGTCGATGCCTATGCCAAATGGCGCGTGAAGGACGCTGAGCGTTTCTACACCGCGACATCGGGTTTGAAGCAGATCGCCGACGAGCGTCTCTCGCGTCGTCTTGAGTCGGGTCTGCGTGACCAGTTCGGCAAACGCACCCTGCACGAAGCCGTGTCGGGCGAGCGTGATGCGCTGATGGCCGACATCACCGCCTCGCTGAACAAGATGGCCGAGAAAGAGCTGGGCATCGAAGTCATCGACGTTCGCGTCAAGGCGATCGACCTGCCGAAGGAAGTGAACCGCAGCGTGTTCGAGCGGATGAGCACCGAGCGTGAGCGTGAGGCTCGCGAGCATCGCGCCAAGGGTAACGAGCTGGCAGAAGGCATTCGTGCCGATGCTGATCGTCAACGCCGCGTGCTGCTGGCTGAGGCGTATCGCGAGTCCGAGGAAGCGCGTGGTGACGGTGATGCACAAGCCGCCGCGATCTATTCCAAGGCCTACGGTCAGGACCAGGAGTTCTATGCGTTCTATCGCAGCCTGCGCGCCTACCGTGAAAGCTTTGCCAACAAAAGTGACGTGATGGTGCTTGACCCGGGCAGCGAATTCTTCCGCTATCTGAATAAAGCCAAACCGTGA
- the hflK gene encoding FtsH protease activity modulator HflK has protein sequence MAWNEPGGNSNNQDPWGGKRKGGDRKGPPDLDEAFRKLQESLNGLFGGGKKRSGDGGGSGGGSGKGGGFGLLGIGLVVLLAIWLYNAIYVVDEQEQAVVLRFGKYYETVGSGLNIYFPPFDRKYLENVTRERAYSKQGQMLTEDENIVEVPLTVQYKITNLQDFVLNVDQPEVSLQHATESALRHVVGSTAMDQVLTEGRELMASEIKERLQRFLDTYRTGITVTQVNVQSAAAPREVQEAFDDVIRAREDEQRSRNQAETYANGVIPEARGQAQRIVEDANGYRDEVVSRAKGEADRFTKLVAEYRKAPEVTRERLYLDTMQEVFSNTSKVLVTGDKGQNNLLYLPLDKMIESSRNGSASSASGAATTVVDPGSRAADMQQQRDTRTRETR, from the coding sequence ATGGCTTGGAATGAGCCGGGTGGCAACTCGAATAATCAGGATCCTTGGGGTGGTAAGCGCAAGGGCGGCGACCGCAAGGGGCCACCAGATCTCGACGAGGCCTTCCGAAAGCTGCAGGAAAGCCTGAATGGGTTGTTCGGTGGTGGTAAGAAACGCAGTGGTGATGGCGGCGGCAGTGGCGGCGGATCGGGCAAGGGCGGCGGTTTTGGCCTGCTCGGCATCGGTCTGGTCGTGCTGCTCGCCATCTGGCTCTACAACGCGATCTATGTGGTCGACGAGCAAGAACAAGCCGTTGTGCTGCGTTTCGGCAAGTATTACGAAACCGTTGGATCGGGTCTGAACATTTATTTCCCGCCATTCGATCGCAAGTACCTCGAAAACGTGACGCGCGAGCGTGCCTACAGCAAGCAGGGCCAGATGCTCACCGAAGACGAAAACATCGTCGAGGTGCCGTTGACCGTGCAGTACAAGATCACCAACCTGCAGGATTTCGTGCTGAACGTCGATCAGCCTGAAGTCAGCCTGCAACACGCAACCGAAAGCGCACTGCGTCATGTGGTCGGTTCGACCGCCATGGACCAGGTGCTGACCGAAGGTCGTGAATTGATGGCAAGCGAGATCAAGGAGCGCTTGCAGCGTTTCCTCGACACCTATCGCACCGGTATCACTGTGACCCAGGTGAACGTACAAAGCGCAGCTGCGCCGCGTGAAGTTCAGGAAGCTTTCGATGACGTGATCCGTGCCCGTGAAGACGAGCAGCGTTCGCGCAACCAGGCCGAAACCTACGCTAACGGTGTGATTCCGGAAGCCCGTGGTCAGGCCCAGCGCATCGTCGAAGATGCCAACGGTTACCGTGACGAAGTGGTATCTCGTGCCAAGGGTGAGGCGGATCGCTTTACCAAACTGGTCGCCGAGTACCGCAAGGCGCCAGAGGTTACTCGCGAGCGTCTGTATCTGGACACCATGCAAGAAGTCTTCAGCAACACCAGCAAGGTGCTCGTGACCGGTGACAAAGGTCAGAACAACCTGCTCTACCTGCCGTTGGACAAAATGATCGAAAGCAGTCGTAACGGTTCGGCATCGTCGGCGAGCGGTGCTGCGACCACCGTCGTCGATCCGGGCTCTCGGGCCGCGGACATGCAACAGCAACGTGACACGCGCACTAGGGAGACTCGCTGA